In Pseudomonas sp. MTM4, one genomic interval encodes:
- a CDS encoding acyl carrier protein: MNTRDEIFQTLRDALVELFELEPERITLEANLYQDLEIDSIDAVDLIDHIKRQTGKKIAADEFKSVRTVGDVVEAVYRLVNTQTA; encoded by the coding sequence GTGAATACTCGTGACGAAATCTTCCAGACCCTGCGCGATGCGCTGGTCGAACTGTTCGAGCTGGAGCCCGAGCGCATCACTCTCGAAGCCAACCTCTATCAGGACCTGGAGATCGACAGCATCGACGCCGTCGACCTGATCGATCACATCAAGCGCCAGACCGGCAAGAAGATCGCCGCCGATGAGTTCAAATCGGTGCGTACCGTGGGCGACGTCGTCGAGGCGGTGTATCGCCTGGTGAACACGCAAACGGCTTGA
- a CDS encoding phosphopantetheine-binding protein, which produces MSQLQLEIKQLIIDALGLEDLGPDDIPTDEPLFGEGLGLDSVDALELGLAIQKRFGIKIDADAKDTRKHFASVDSLAAYVSANRAVA; this is translated from the coding sequence ATGAGCCAATTACAGCTTGAAATCAAGCAACTGATCATCGACGCCCTGGGTCTGGAAGACCTCGGACCGGATGACATTCCGACCGATGAGCCGCTCTTCGGCGAAGGGCTCGGGCTGGACTCGGTCGACGCGCTGGAGCTGGGTCTGGCTATTCAGAAGCGCTTCGGCATCAAGATCGACGCCGATGCAAAAGACACCCGCAAGCATTTCGCCAGCGTCGACAGCCTGGCCGCCTACGTCAGCGCCAACCGCGCCGTCGCCTGA
- a CDS encoding 1-acyl-sn-glycerol-3-phosphate acyltransferase, with protein MDLAANSLNKHRDAPWLWRLIATGLSFALFGVGGLCLRLLVFPLLNLLPGDAAIHRRRARQTVSRLFWLFVQFMYRSGVLTYEVEGAERLGRPGQLVIANHPSLIDVVVLIALIRDANCVVKQSLWDNPFTRGPIRGAQYISNNGSADMLDEAADALRQGQTLIIFPEGTRTTPGQAPQFHRGAAAIAVRGARLVTPVVISVTPTTLTKAEPWYRIPARRFHFHLRVGEDIDPRAFAAQGAAPIASRRLNDHLHRHFIKELALDEPITA; from the coding sequence ATGGATCTGGCAGCGAACTCGCTGAACAAGCATCGCGACGCGCCATGGCTGTGGCGTTTGATCGCGACAGGACTGTCCTTTGCGCTGTTCGGCGTTGGCGGTCTTTGTTTGCGGCTGCTCGTTTTCCCTCTGCTCAACCTGCTGCCCGGCGATGCGGCCATACACCGCCGCCGTGCGCGCCAGACCGTGAGCCGGCTGTTCTGGCTGTTCGTCCAGTTTATGTATCGCAGCGGCGTGCTGACCTATGAAGTCGAGGGGGCCGAGCGCCTCGGCCGGCCCGGGCAGCTGGTGATCGCCAATCACCCTTCGCTGATCGACGTGGTGGTGCTGATCGCGCTGATCCGCGATGCCAATTGCGTGGTCAAGCAAAGCCTGTGGGACAACCCCTTCACCCGTGGTCCGATCCGTGGGGCGCAGTACATCAGTAACAACGGCAGCGCGGACATGCTCGACGAAGCCGCCGACGCGCTGCGACAAGGCCAGACGCTGATCATATTCCCCGAAGGGACGCGCACCACGCCCGGCCAGGCACCGCAATTCCATCGCGGCGCGGCGGCGATTGCCGTGCGCGGCGCACGCCTGGTGACGCCTGTGGTGATCAGCGTGACGCCTACCACTCTGACCAAGGCCGAGCCCTGGTATCGCATTCCGGCAAGACGTTTTCATTTTCACCTGCGCGTCGGCGAAGACATCGACCCGCGGGCGTTCGCCGCACAGGGGGCGGCGCCCATCGCCTCGCGGCGACTCAACGACCATCTGCATCGACACTTCATAAAGGAGCTCGCACTCGATGAGCCAATTACAGCTTGA
- the trxC gene encoding thioredoxin TrxC yields the protein MTTLVVPCAHCAGLNRVPAERLSEGPRCGRCKSAVLVSTPFELSQASFANQTKGDLPLLVDVWASWCGPCRSFAPVFEQAAAQLQGRCRLAKLDSEANPQLSTQLGIRSIPSLILFKDGREIARQSGALPLPQLLAWLKQQGVQ from the coding sequence ATGACCACCCTCGTCGTACCCTGCGCGCATTGCGCTGGACTTAATCGCGTTCCCGCCGAGCGACTGAGTGAAGGGCCGCGCTGCGGCCGGTGCAAGTCTGCGGTTCTGGTTTCCACACCTTTTGAGTTGAGCCAGGCGAGCTTCGCCAATCAGACGAAGGGTGATCTGCCGCTACTGGTGGATGTGTGGGCCAGCTGGTGCGGGCCGTGCCGCAGTTTTGCGCCGGTGTTCGAGCAGGCGGCTGCGCAGTTGCAGGGGCGCTGCCGGCTGGCCAAGCTGGACAGTGAGGCCAATCCGCAATTGTCGACCCAGCTCGGTATTCGCTCGATTCCAAGCCTGATCCTGTTCAAGGACGGGCGCGAAATTGCCCGCCAGAGCGGCGCTTTGCCGCTGCCCCAGTTGCTGGCGTGGCTCAAGCAGCAGGGTGTGCAGTGA
- a CDS encoding beta-ketoacyl synthase chain length factor → MIQFDIDQWQAWAPGLASADDWAIWARNPRDLESSEAQPDVSFLPAMQRRRLSRLARMVFAVASPLATEQMPLVYASRHGETARTFSILNDLARNEALSPTQFSLSVHNAIIGLWSIQQRDTSEMTALAAEGDGLEHAVLEAAMLLEEGAPAVLVVVGEDQTPPVYAPWISDVSFPYAVALLLKPGHGWRLSLENADENSARTPRPHAIELICALLDGRHTCTHQWNRRQWIWQRTR, encoded by the coding sequence GTGATTCAATTCGATATCGATCAATGGCAAGCCTGGGCTCCAGGCTTGGCAAGCGCTGATGACTGGGCGATTTGGGCCCGGAATCCGCGCGACCTCGAAAGCAGCGAGGCACAGCCGGATGTCAGCTTCCTGCCAGCCATGCAGCGTCGGCGCCTGAGCCGTTTGGCGCGTATGGTATTTGCCGTGGCCTCGCCGTTGGCTACCGAGCAGATGCCTCTGGTCTACGCCTCCCGCCACGGAGAAACCGCGCGCACCTTTTCCATCCTCAATGATCTTGCGCGCAACGAAGCTCTCTCGCCGACCCAATTCAGCCTGTCGGTGCATAACGCGATAATCGGTCTCTGGTCGATTCAGCAGCGCGACACCAGCGAAATGACAGCGCTCGCAGCTGAAGGCGATGGTCTGGAGCATGCCGTGCTCGAAGCGGCGATGCTGCTCGAAGAGGGTGCGCCAGCCGTTCTGGTGGTCGTTGGCGAAGATCAGACACCACCTGTCTATGCTCCCTGGATCAGCGATGTCAGCTTTCCCTATGCCGTGGCGCTATTGCTCAAGCCCGGCCACGGTTGGCGGCTGAGCCTCGAAAACGCCGATGAAAACAGCGCCCGGACACCTCGACCACACGCCATCGAGCTGATTTGCGCGTTGCTCGACGGTCGCCACACCTGCACGCACCAATGGAACAGACGTCAATGGATCTGGCAGCGAACTCGCTGA